TAAAGGAAGGCTTAAGCTCCGCGAAGGTAAAATTGAGAATTCCCTAATTTACTACGAAAGGCCAAACATGGCCGGGCCCAAGCAATCAAATGTCACTTTGTTTAAATCAGCTCCAGACTCTTTCTTAAAAGAAATTTTATTAAAAAGCTTAAAAGTTTTAGTTGTCGTTGACAAACAGAGGGAAATTTATTTCATTGGGAATGTTAAGTTTCACCTGGATACAGTTAAAAATTTAGGATCTTTTGTGGAAGTTGAGGCAATAGATGAGAGCGGCAAAATCGGTAAAGAGAAACTGAGGAAACAATGCGAAGAATATCTTCGCTTATTGAAAATTACCGATAATGACTTAATCTCTGAGTCATACAGCGATCTTCTAATGAGGAACCTCA
This window of the Patescibacteria group bacterium genome carries:
- a CDS encoding class IV adenylate cyclase: MKQRFHINIEIKAKCANFDKIRKVLKRKGALFVGKDHQVDTYFVVHKGRLKLREGKIENSLIYYERPNMAGPKQSNVTLFKSAPDSFLKEILLKSLKVLVVVDKQREIYFIGNVKFHLDTVKNLGSFVEVEAIDESGKIGKEKLRKQCEEYLRLLKITDNDLISESYSDLLMRNL